The DNA region ATATGCGACATAATATATAAATTATTCGCTATTCGTGATGTATAAATAATTTACTCTTCGTATAAAAATTGATAGACGGATCTCCTATTTTCATATATTGTTTCGTCGAAAATAATGCCATGATGAATTGCTAATTTTATATTGCGTGTGATAGGAAAGAGGCTATATCCCCAGATATCCTCTTTGAAATCATAATCGCAGTTTATATCAACAACATCATTAAACACTTTCCGATTAATTATATACTCAGAGTTACTGCGGCTCAAATGACAAGTAACCAAAATATTTGTCAAGGGATCATTCGTTTGTAATTTATAATGATAACGGCCTTCTTTATAAACCATGAAAAGACCTTTTGCCTCGAAGACGGTGCCTGAAATAGATCTATAAGAAAAAATGGATAGATTATCTTGCTCATTACAGACAAGAAAGAAAGCCTCATCACCATTATATATGGTAACAGCCCCACTTTTTATTTCATAAGCTACTCGCTTATGAATTGACTCTTTATTTCTATCCCCGTGAGATAAGACCAAGATAGACCGTGTTTTGTCCTGAGGAAAGTATTGCATTAAATCACTACATCTTTCTTTTTTATGAAATGAAGCGCATGATGATAGAGCGAGAGTACATGATAAATATATAGAGATTACAAGTACGGTTATCTTATCTCTTATCAACATAATTGACGTAACTCTTGGCTATACCTTCGAAGTTTCTGGGATATCCATCAGGACGTGATTCTATGAAAACGACACTGACAACTGTACTATGCAAGGCATTTTTAGTCTTTGCGACATAAGTCAAACATAAAATAGAATGATACAACCCATTATTTTTATCTTTTAGGATAGTATAAAAGTAAACACTTTCATTCCCCTTTATCTCTCCGCCCTTTTCTTTAATATACCCTCTATCTATGAATATTTCTATTAATTTATCATGCAAGCCGGATATCACTTTTTCATCTCGATTGATATTGCTGATACTATTGACTATATAACTTAATGTAGCGCTAATTTCTTTCTTCTTGTCCAGTGATATCTGGACTGTATTATATCTCAATTTTCGAGCTATAGCATTCGGAGGGTAGTATAAATCGGCGCCTAATAAAGTAAACGATTTCCATTCTTTCATTTGCATATTAGACGACCAGTGAGAAAGAATGTCCTTAGCATTATTGTCATCATTATCTTTTATTGAGATATAGGGGGTTGGAGAGACAGATGGTGTTTGTTGAGCTTGAGTAGGAGTTGGTGTGAGTGTTGTTTTGGGCTTCTTGACCAATTTAGGTGTTGCCTGGATATTTGCAGAATCTGCAAAAGGATCTTCTACTTGTCTCGGGTTAACACATCCACACAGGATCGTGGCATATATAGATGCGATAATAGTCAAATTTCGTAGGATAAAGCTATCCATACCTCACTTTCAATCAACACATCGATGCCTTTGAGGTTAAATATTCGACTGATGATGTCGCTAATGATAGCGGCGTCATCTTGTTGAATTTTTTGAACAGTTCTCCGACTATACGTTTTCATGAGATCATCCTTGTTTTTATCTTCATATGATTTGATGCCATCCGGCGTAGACAATAAGATTATTTTTTCTTTACCACTACGCGCGACACCTCTTAATAACAGTGTTGGTTTATCTTCATCATAATCCACAACTTCCATCGTTACCTTTCCAGCAAGATATACGCGATGGTCAGATAAGATTCTTTTAATTCCAACCATAAACGATCGCAGGGGGTCTTGCGCTTCTTGTGTAGAGAAATATGTATGTCTTAGTATTAAATATGTAGCGTTGATCAAGTGCCGTATACGTCGTAGGTGCCTAGACAATAGAAAATAAATAATAGCCAACAAAACAATTAATATAATCCATGGCATTATCATAAATATAACCAAATTCTCTAATTCCATCGTTTGACGTTCCGCTGTTTTAGATAAAACAAAATCAACCCGTCCTCCTCCTTCCCTATAGCGTTGACCTTCATATTCGGCAAGGTTTAAGAATATACCGCCGTTTGCAACTATTTCATAATAACCTGCGGCATTTGTTTTCGTTCTGCTCAATTTATAGTCTTGATCAACATATAATATTTCTACATCATTAAGTAATGTGTCATCTTCCTCGCAGGATTCTTTTTGTATCTCGGAAAGACATACGTAGCCATAAGTTTGCATTGTTGGGCATACCGTAATAGTAATTGGAACTAAACGAATGACTGGTTGTTGTGTAATGATTTGCGTCACGATTCTTGTGCTTTCTACAGTGACCGGAAAAGAAAATATAGGAATAACAAAAGGCGTAGGCGTAAATGTAGGGAGCGTATCGGTAGCGCGTATGGGTGTTGGCGTTTCCGTAGCCGTCGAAGTCGGCGATGGGCTTTCTGTCGGATTAGGTGTTTCAGTAGGTTTTTCTGTAGGTGTCGGAGTGGGCGTAAATGTTGGCGTGGGTGTTTCTGTAGGTTTTTCTGTAGGTGTCGGTGTGGGCGTAAATGTTGGCGCGGGGGTTTCTGTCGGTGTTGGTGTTTCAGTTGGAATGACAATAATTATTGGAGTATTAGTAGGAAGTTGATTGGGTATTAGCAAGGATAAATAGGCATTAGGCAAAGGCGCAGATGTAGGATTTGAAATAATTTTGGATGTCGGTGATATCGCCGTTTTAGCTAATTTCTGGATCGAAGAATCATGCGTTTCAGTTTTGGCGACAAATATTGAAGCATAATCATTGGCAAGTGATTTGACATAATATAAATGAGTAATGATCGGAATAACTAAGCCAAGAAGTGTAACCAAAACGTAGCGTTTGCGAATAAGCATCATAGGATTTAGTTCGATATCTGGCAGTAGGCGGTGAAAGATCCTTGCCCTTTTGCGTGATCGCGGGATTGAAAAGCATCTGTATAATATTTATAAGATATATCGTAATTTAGTTTGCCAGAACCCAACATATCTGGCGCACTTCCTTTTGCGTTTAAAGTAATGATATTTTTCCTTTCGTCTCTTAATAGTCTATATCTTATTTCTTGATTTTCAAATCTTCCCATGTCTATTTGCTTAGATCGATTATAGGCTATGGTACCTGTGCGGCAAGCATTGACGCTATTAAGATTGAGAATTGACCATCTCATGGCTGATGAGATAGTTTCTTGTACACGAATATGATACTGGGTGGTAAACTGAATCCTCAGTATCATATACGCAAATATCATCATTATTAATATAAAGACAGGTGGGACAATAAAAGCAGCGGTTCCTTTTCTTCTCATGCACATCATTGTATCATATTTGTAGAAGAGAATGTAGTATTGGGCTAATCTTACATAGAAGCTCCCTGCGCAAATTCATCTAGAAAATCATTATTATTATTTAGACGGCTTTGTTTTTTATTCAACCGATTAGTTTGATTATCGCGCATGTCCTGCGTATGAAGTGTAATGCCTTCATATTCTTTGATCTCATGATTGCGCATACCTGTGCCACAAGGGATCATTTTGCCGATAATCACATTCTCTTTCAGGCCGGACAGAAAATCTACTCTTCCCTCTATGGCTGATTGTATAAGCATTTTTGTTGTGTGCTGGAAAGATGCTGCCGATAAAAAAGAATGAGTCATTAGAGCAACTTTAGAAATACCCAATAATACCGGCACGCCAACAGCAATATTCTGTCCTTCATTCTGCAATTTCTTGTTTATTTCATCCAGGACAAAATAATCTACATAATCGCCGGGCAAAAAGGGAGAATCGCCAGGGCTAACAACCTGAACTTTAGAGGTCATTTTTCTAATAATAACCTCGAAGTGTTTATCATGTATATTCACGCCCTGAATCCTATATATCTTTTGTATTTCAGATAGAATATGTAATTGGCACGCTACTCGCCCTTTATATTTCAGAACAAGATGGGGATTTTTAATCCCATCTGTAATGGCATCCCCCGCTTCGACATATGTATTTTCTTGGACGGTCAAACGGACATGGGCAGGAATTGGATAAGTGGCCGTGCGTAGCTCCTGCGAATGAACACGTAAGATTCGCCCTACTCTTTCGATGATTCCGGCATGCTTAGTCGTAATCCTACGTGCGCCGGATGTAGCTAGAAGATCGCCAGTCGTTACTTTTTGTCCTTCCGTGACCTTGATGGAATACCCATTAGGTATTGGATAATCATAAGACCCACCATGGCTTTCTACTACGACATATAGTTTATTATTTGGTTCTTTCTTGAGTGTAATATTTCCGGATATCTCGCTTATAATTGCCTCACCCTTTAGGTTTTTACGAGCTTCGAATATCTCTTCAACACGGGTTAGGCCTTGCGTGATATCGCTGCCCATAGCTACGCCCCCCGTATGGAATGTACGCAATGTAAGCTGAGTTCCTGGCTCACCTATAGATTGTGCGGCGATAATACCGACGGCTGCACCAATAGCAACCATATTGCCCCTTGCTAGATCCATTCCGTAGCATTTCTTGCATATACCATGCTCTGCGCGGCAAGTAAGCGGCGATCGCACATGAACTTCTTGGATATTCAAGCGCTGGATCTCTTCTGCCTTTGAAGCATCTATAAGAGTTCCGGCCGGATAAATAATGCCAAGCTGAGGATGTACAACATCTGAAGCGAGCACTCTGCCGAAGAGACGATCGCGCATCTTTTGCCCGAATGCGTCGGTAGCTCGGATGTAGATGCCCTGATTTGTGCCACAGTCATCCGTGCTAATGTACACATCTTGTACAACATCAATGAGACGACGGGTGAGATAGCCAGCATTTGCTGTGCGCATAGCCGTATCGACCAAACCTTTACGCTGGCCATGTGTGCTAATAAAAAACTCTATACTACTCAATCCTTCTTTAAAGTTTGACTGTATCGGCATCGGGATAATCCGTCCGGATGGATCAGCCATGAGGCCTCGCATACCTGCGATTTGCGTAATAGGCACAAATCCGCCCTTTGTTGCGCCGGAGACAGCCATCATGCTCAGATCATCATCAGCCGCCATCGATCTTTTTACAGCAGCGGCGATTTCGTCCTTAGTCTCGCTCCAGACACTGATAGTTTTGTTTTCGAGTTCTTCTTCAGTCATGAGCCCTCGGCGATATTGTTTGTTTAAATCATCTATTTTCTTATTTGCCTCAAAGATGAGCTTTTCTTTGTCAGTTGGTGTTTTGATATCGCCGAGTGAAAATGTAATGCCGGATTTTGTAGCGAAATGAAAGCCCATGTCTTTTACGGCGTCGGCAAATTGCACCATACGATCCCGTTGTTCTAATCCAAAAATACGATATGCTTCGGTTAGTAGTACCTGGAGGTCGCTCTTATTCAGCGTCCTATTGATATATTGAATTTCCTTAGGTACGATATCGTTAAAGATGGCACGGCCTACGGTTGTTTCGATAATTCTTTTCCTTGGCTTGTTATCTTGGTAGCGAACATTGTTTTCATCATAATAAGTCTCGGTATAAAGTTTTATGCGTGCGTGGATATCGACTTGCTTGAGATGATAGGCCGCAATAACCTCATCTATGCTAGCAAAGGCGCGATTATCTCCTTTGTGAGGTTTTTGGTCATGAAAAGTAAGATAATATATGCCCAATACCATATCTTTAGTCGGATTGACAATAGACTCACCATCAGCAGGCTTAAGCAAGTTATTAGTGCTCATCATGAGCTTCCGCGCTTCTTCAACTGCTTTCTGGCTTAGTGGGACATGCACAGCCATTTGATCGCCATCGAAGTCAGCATTAAAGGCTTGACAAACTAGCGGATGCAATTGAATTGCTTTTCCTTCAGTGAGGATTACGTCAAAAGCTTGTATGCCGAGGCGATGCAATGTGGGGGCGCGATTGAGCAAGACGGGTCTTTCCTTGACAACATCTTCCAATATATCCCATATATATGGGTCACCTCGTTCTATAATTCTCTTGGCGCCTTTAACGTTATATGCGTATTCACGCTTAATTAATTCCCTGATGACAAATGGCTTGAACAATTCAATTGCCATGACTTTCGGCAGACCACACTGATTGAGCTTAAGGTTTGGTCCGACGACGATGACTGATCTACCGGAGTAGTCTACGCGTTTGCCGAGCAGATTTTTTCTAAATAAGCCCTTCTTTCCCCTTAACATGTCACTGAGCGATCGGGGGGTTCGTTTTATATCTTGTGTGCTTCTGCGTACTGTGCTACTATCGATGAGTAGATCAACGGATTCCTGCAGCATGCGCATTTCATTGCGCAAGATGATTTCCGGGGCACCGCTTTCGATGAGTTTTTTCAGTCGGTTGTTTCTATTAATCACTCTTTTATAAAGAACGTTGAGGTCAGATGTTGCATAACGCCCGCCATCCATTGTTACCATTGGGCGCAAATCCGGAGGGATCACTGGTAATACAAACAAGATCATCCATTCAGGGCGCGCATTTGACTTTCTGAATGCTTCTACTATGCGCAATTTTCGGATGCATTCTTTTACCTTGATTTTGTTTTTACCCTGATCTATCTCTTGTCTTAGGGACTTAGCCATTTCATCGAGATTACATCTTTTCAATATTTCATATATTGCATTGGCTCCAGATCCTGCCTTGAATATGTTACTATATTTTAAACTTAATCTTTGATACATAGATTCTGTAAGTATTCTGCCGGTATAGATCTCATTAATCTCCTCGATTTCTTTATTGTAATTTTCCTCCAATTCATCGGCTTTTTTACTGAGATCTTCAAGAGATTTTCTGAGTTCTACATTTACCTTGAGTTGCAAGTTATTGATTTCTTTCTCTATTGGAGCGATCAATTCATCTTTATCCCTCTTCATCTTCTCCTCTATATTTTTAATTATCTCATCACACGTTGTTTTAACTTTATTTAAACATTCCCTAGTAATTTCTTGACCTCCTTCGACAATGACACTATCAAACAAGACGAGGGGAGTATTAATAGTATGGCCAATATTCTTTTCTATTTCTTGTTGTACAACTTGTGCCTGACCCATGAGGTGATTAACCTCATCTATTAATTTCTTATCATACAAAGTATTAATCTCTGATATTTTTCTTTTCAATTCCAATATCTTATCAAAATTCCGGCTACCTTTCCCTTTATTATACCGTTTGGCCTCTTCTTTAATCTGTTCAAGTTTGAGTTTGTATTCATCGTTTAGTCTTTTAATTTCCTTTTTCCTCTGATTTTCGTCTATGTCATATATAATATAGCGTACATGATATATTATTTGCTCTATATATTTCTTTTTTATTCCCAATAATATACTGATTGGGCTGGGTGTTCTTTTGAAATACCAGGGATGAACAACTGGAGCTGCTAAGCGGATGTGGCCCATGCGCTCACGCCGCACGCTATTATCGTTTACTTCAACACCGCATTTATCACATACAATATATTTATATTTAGGACCTTTGTACTTTCCACAACTGCATTCATAGGGCTTTACCGGCCCGAAGATGACCTCATCAAATAATCCTCCCCTTTCCGGCCGCTGGTTACGATAATTAATTGTTTCTGCGCTTGTCACTTCGCCGTGTGAAAGTGAAAGGATGCTTTCTGGGCTAGCTAAAGATATCCTTAATCCTCGTATATCTCTCATACCAATAATATTATATGCTACTTCTACGCTAGATCAACCTAGAGGAGAAAATCTTCCGCTATTTTTTTGAACAAATACTCCTCCAATTCATTGAAGGTATACAAAGTATTATATTGCTTCCATGCTGCTTGTAATACTGGTATCGGTTAGGGCCTCAGAGCTTACGAATCACATAAGCTGATAATCCGGCACGAGTGACGAGATACCTCCAGCTATCAAACTGCTCTTCAAACACACCAGGCCGATCCAAGACTTTCGCCGCGACCTCAGCAAGCGCACTATCCGATGTGGCATATGGCCATCCTTATCGTCGTCGGCAGCGCTGATCGTTGACTGGGCGTCGCTGCCTTCTGGCAAGCTTGCCCTACCTTGAGTCGGCAGCTGTTTGGGCACGACCCAAGACACCCTTGACCACGACACCTTTCGGCAGGTGTTTGTGCTGTTGCCGTTTGCTAGCATTCAGCGCTGTTTCAGGGACTGGCTGGCAGCGATGCAAGCGGCTAGCGTCTGCGGCTGATCGATGAAGAGGGGCTTGCCGCCGACAGCAAGGTGCTGCGCGGCAGTCGTGAGCAGAGCACAGGCAAAGCCGCCTTGCAGAGGGTGACCGTGTATGGCCTGTATAGGCCATGTATGCCACTCAGACAAGCGTGGTGCTAGCGCAGGAAGTGGCACGCGCGGAAGCAGCCAGCAACGAGATTGCCACGTTGCCCAGCGTGCCAGCACAAGTCGAGCTGCTCGGTCACGTCGTAGTGACCGATGCGGCGCACGCCAGAAGCACAATGCCCGTGCCATCACCACGCGCGGGGGCAAATATGTGTTTGCCTTGAAGCACAATCATGCGCGGCTGTTTGAGGCACTGCAGCAAACCTAGTAGCGCGAGCAGCCGAGGGGTTTCGTCAGGTGCAGCATGAATACTCGCACACCGAAGAGCACGAGCACGGGCGTTGTGACCGACGCGAATGCTGGCTGGTTGCTGATGTGGAGTATCTGAGCTATTTCGCTCCGCAGGTGGATGCCCGGCCGAATCTTGGCGCGGTTGGTCTTGTGCGCCGCTGGCGACGGGTCGGGGAGAACGAACGTGAACGGGTGAGCTTCGACCAGTCTGAAGCAAGAGGTCAAGCGTTTTGCGCGCGCCGGAGCGCGCCTACTGGCGGATTGAGACCAGCCAGCACTGGGCGTTAGATGTGGTGTTTGGCGAAGCTCTGAGTCGGGTGCGCACTAGGCACAGCGCAGAGCACTTTGCCGCGTTTGCGACGGGTGGCATTAAACATTCTTGGCAGTGGGCAGTCTGAGGATGAGGAAGGGGGAGTCGCCATCAAAGCAAGGCGCTTGCGCGTAGCGACGACTTCTTGCTCACGGTGCTGGCTTGCACCGCGCAGAACCTTAAAATTCTTGATGCGTAAGCCATGGTTAGGGCCTTGTTACAGAATTGATAAAGGACAGTGTGCCTAAAGCCAAATATGTGCCTAGTCCTGCAGGTAGCTCGGATAACTCGGAGGCGCTTAGTTGAGGCGCTGCCGTCGGTTTCAGCAGCCCAACCGATCGTGGCAACGCTTCCACACCGGTGTACCGTCAAGCACTCGGGAAGAGCAAGGGCTGGATTCGCTAGCGCTACATTCTTTAATCGCCTAGCAACTGCCTAAGCAGCCTGCCTTGCTCTGCAAGGAGCGCCTGCTGTTCTTGAATGAGTACCTGCTGCAGTCTGGCGAGCCGGTCATAGCTCTGCAAGATTAGCTGGTATTTCCTCTGCAGCGCTTCAGCCGCCTGTTGTTGCTGCTGCTGCAGACGCCGCAGCACCAACGCAGGACGAATGAGTTGTAGACGGCTGATGGTGAACGATCCGGTTAGGGTCAGCGGATACAGCAGACCGTCTTCTCCTTCGAAGAAGTGATGCCCGGCGAGCTCGGCGCGTGGGTTCCATAGATGGGGGTCATTAGGGCTGATAGGAGCATAGTCGCCATTGTAACGATTGGGACATGAGCAGGAGTAGACCAAGTTTTCTGGATCGTCTGTCCAGCCTGGCTTTGCAGAACGAAGGGGTCAATTGTGAGGTTTCCACATGCTTCCAGTTCGCTGACACCACAATACTCATACCGAAAGGCGGCGCGACGACGAACAAACTCTCGCTGCGATGCTGTCAACGCCATGCACGTTCAGAGGCCAGATAGGCCCAGCCATGGTGAACTTCATGCAGTTTGCTGCTGAGCAATGCGTTTGGCGAGTTGCGCACGCAAGTGCGCGTTCTCTTGCCGCAGCGCTGCGTTCTCTGCCTCTAGCCGATCAATCGTTGTCAGCAGCTCCGCCAGCTGCTTCAAAGTCCGGCGCACTTGGTCCTGCAACGCGACGATATCGGGCTGAGGGCTCAGATTCAGCGCATGGAGCTCATCCTGTTGCTCCTGCACATACCATGCTTGTAGGGCTGCTTGCTCTTCTGGTGTCAGACTCTCGCCGCGCGTAAAACGGTCGTGAAGTTCTAATCCGATCTGCGTCACTTCACCCGAACGCATTCTCAATCTTAATACTACCATGCTTTCACTCCGCAAGGAGTTAAAAAATCCAACATGAGCGAGCTTTCGACGCGGCGGGCAACATCGAGTTGTGTCTGGCAAGTCGCAGCCCTGTTCGGTTGAGGCAGATCTCGCCGAGTTGCTGCACGATCTACCACGCTTAGCCCGACGAACGCGGTGCCTTTCACGGTGTGTGGAAGAGTTGCGGCGGTCGGTTGCGTCCTTTGTTCCATGCTGGAATCAGCAGCAGCTGTTAAAGCGTGCACATCTGGGTTATGCGAGCTATCCGCGGGACTACGCAGGTACTTGGTTCTAGGCATTCCTGTAAAGGAGGCACGCAGATTTGACACTATCATCGCACTCACCAGAGATGTTAACTTCTAGAAGTAAGGTGTGTTTCTCCAATAGAGTGTGGGATAACTGCGTAACCTGCCTAGTGATAGAGAAGTATGGGAGTATGTCGTGATGATACTGCTATGCCGAGATAAGTTGTCTGTTATTTATTTCATGATGAAAAATCATCAGCACATACTGTAAATTTTCCAGACTGGCCATATTTCTAGGCAGCTTCATTGGCTGCAAAAACATCATTCAGTAGGATCTGCGCCTAATTACGTGGTGCATAATATAGAAAATTCGGGTTAGAGACAGGGTGGATCTAATCTCAAATACTTTTTGGATCGTTTTACTTCTATATTGCTATTTTGATTTATGGGGTAGTATAATATGCCTATGCTTAAATTTTGGAGAGCCTTCTGTCTGATTATCTTAACATCTTTTTTACTATATCATGATAGGGCATTTGGACAAGGAAATGTTGTTTTCTATGTTAATGTAAAGAGGTTGAATTTTAGAAAACAGCCAAATCTCAATAGTCCAATTATAGGCGTATATCAATGTGGAGAAGAGGTTAGTGTGACGGGAGTGACCTCTGATGGATTATGGTATCAAGTAAAAATAGGAGGTAAAACAGGATTCATGTATTCTAAGTTTTTGTCTTCCATACCAACGTGTGATGGATCTTATCATACTCTCACATCGAATAATACTAAAACAGAAAATACGCAATATCCTATAATAAAATCAGTTGTAGCTAAGCTTACGGTCTATCAACTACCAGATAACAGAAGCAAGATTGTAGGTTTTATCATGCAAGATGATAAGATGTCGGTCACGGGATACACACACGATTTGCGATGGGCGCGTATCTTATACAAGGATCAAACGGCATTTGTATACATCCCACATACAAATTTGATGGATCTGGGAATTATTCCAGTAGTAAACAACAGAAAATGAGCGACTCAATCAACATGACAGGTTCAATTAGGAAACTCTATGATTATTATCAAGGATTATTAATTGACGAGGGAGAGGATCGATCTCTACAGAAAAAATATCATGATTTTACCATCGAAAGCGTGATATCTTATAATAATCATATTCAAAGGTTAACCATGCAGATGCCACCGATATGGAGATATCGAGGGGCGCGCTACTGGTTGCATGATTACCAAGATTATCTGAACCTATTATCATGCATGACGCCTGAAGAACAAGTGCTAATTCTACCGATATTATCGAGGATTTATCCACACATTGTTGATAAATATATTTACTCCATTCCATTATTATATCGCTTTTCTGCATATCTCTTCTCGCCGATGACGATCAAGATAGATTATATTGACGAGCTCATTCAAGACGTAATCAAAATCAGCGCCTCATCTGATCGTAAAAATGATCTTGCCGATATCTGCATTCGTTGTGCGATAGAAAGTGCCGATCTATTATCTGAAGAAGCTGCTGAATCTGTGTGGATCCATTTAGTGAGAGACAGTGAAGATGCTGTCATCTTTTTAAATAAACGCGCTCAAATAAAAAGAGATTTTTTGCTTAAAAAAGCGCATGACTTCATGGCCGAAAATAAAGTAGTGGATGCTATCTTTTTAGAGCTTATCGGTGGATACGAGACATCATTTTTGAATGAAAATATGCCGCGTATTATGAATATGAGATTAAGTCCAGATTTCTTAATACAAAATTATAATATAATCAAACCAATCATTGAGCGTAAAATAAGTGGAGAATACGATGATGATTTTTTATTTAATCAGATCGATGGTCATGTAAGAGATTGGTTAAGAAAAGCAGGAGTAGTAACAAAAAATAAAATTGAACACGATTATACTAAAGGAGGACTAACTCAAGATATTTATCTTGTCAAGGAAAATGGCATAGATGAAAAAGGTTTGATCGAGTATATATCTAATGATATAGAGAGATTAGATGAGGTCAGTGAAGAGATGTATCGGCATGGGTACTTACACGATTGCCCTGAAGAGTTAATCATAGAAAACATAGATAAATTAAAGAATATTTATTATTTAATAGGCAGTGCCATTTCAGTTGGAAGAGATTTCATTGAGAGATATGAACATATAGTAGAACGGCACTTAATGCGAATGCCAATTGACGATATGGCAGAGGAAGTGGCTCGAATTCTTCAGGGTGGGTATATGCCTTATTCACATATCAATCAAGGGCGAATGTCTTATAAAACGACACGTTGGGCTGAAATAAAGCCTTCTACGAAAGTAAAACTATTTATATCGAAACCTGTGAGTATAGAAACCAGGAGGTTATGTTATCGTATCATTTCAGAAGAGCTTATGAAAAGTGGCATCATTTTTGACGACATTCTATATTCATCTATCTATCAATACAATCAAGACAAAAGAGAGCCCTAGGATGACAAAGAAACAAGTTGAAACCAGAAATGCCACATAAGGATCAAAGCTAATTTCTTTCTCCGGATATAATTTAATATTTTTATCCGCATAGGCTACAGTAGCAGACACGTCAGCGGTATTTTGATGAGAAGTGTGGGGTTTCTGTGGCTGAGATGAAGGTGCTGGCTGTTCTTCTGCAATATACTGGGTTTCTGGGAAAGCTGTTTTGTGAATATATTTCCTCGGTTTTGTTCTTGATCTTAAATATATAATTATAAAATGCTCTGCATGATAACCACGTATGGGGACTAATGCAATTAAAAGCGCAGAAACAGCTATTCCGACTACAATCAATCCGGTTATAAAAAATCCAAGAATATCTTTTAAGATAAAGAAAGAGACAAAGCAAAAAAATAAAGCTCCACCTAGAATAATAATTTCCCTGAGGCTGATATCCTTTGTTAATCTGAAAGGACTTATTTTCAGCCTCTCAGGGAATGGGATAGTTTCACGATTCATTTAATTTAACCCTATAAGAATGCGTCATGGTTTCATGGGATTATAGAATTGAATATTACCGCTGCCAGTAGATATCTCTCTAGCAACGTCTGGTATGACGGATGGCCCGATGATGGCAACGGCAAGGCCGACGATTGCGATTCCGATGGACATGATCAGCCGAGCGATGGCTTGGCTGTTGTTCAGCGCGCTCTGTGCGATTG from Candidatus Methylacidiphilales bacterium includes:
- the rpoC gene encoding DNA-directed RNA polymerase subunit beta', with amino-acid sequence MRDIRGLRISLASPESILSLSHGEVTSAETINYRNQRPERGGLFDEVIFGPVKPYECSCGKYKGPKYKYIVCDKCGVEVNDNSVRRERMGHIRLAAPVVHPWYFKRTPSPISILLGIKKKYIEQIIYHVRYIIYDIDENQRKKEIKRLNDEYKLKLEQIKEEAKRYNKGKGSRNFDKILELKRKISEINTLYDKKLIDEVNHLMGQAQVVQQEIEKNIGHTINTPLVLFDSVIVEGGQEITRECLNKVKTTCDEIIKNIEEKMKRDKDELIAPIEKEINNLQLKVNVELRKSLEDLSKKADELEENYNKEIEEINEIYTGRILTESMYQRLSLKYSNIFKAGSGANAIYEILKRCNLDEMAKSLRQEIDQGKNKIKVKECIRKLRIVEAFRKSNARPEWMILFVLPVIPPDLRPMVTMDGGRYATSDLNVLYKRVINRNNRLKKLIESGAPEIILRNEMRMLQESVDLLIDSSTVRRSTQDIKRTPRSLSDMLRGKKGLFRKNLLGKRVDYSGRSVIVVGPNLKLNQCGLPKVMAIELFKPFVIRELIKREYAYNVKGAKRIIERGDPYIWDILEDVVKERPVLLNRAPTLHRLGIQAFDVILTEGKAIQLHPLVCQAFNADFDGDQMAVHVPLSQKAVEEARKLMMSTNNLLKPADGESIVNPTKDMVLGIYYLTFHDQKPHKGDNRAFASIDEVIAAYHLKQVDIHARIKLYTETYYDENNVRYQDNKPRKRIIETTVGRAIFNDIVPKEIQYINRTLNKSDLQVLLTEAYRIFGLEQRDRMVQFADAVKDMGFHFATKSGITFSLGDIKTPTDKEKLIFEANKKIDDLNKQYRRGLMTEEELENKTISVWSETKDEIAAAVKRSMAADDDLSMMAVSGATKGGFVPITQIAGMRGLMADPSGRIIPMPIQSNFKEGLSSIEFFISTHGQRKGLVDTAMRTANAGYLTRRLIDVVQDVYISTDDCGTNQGIYIRATDAFGQKMRDRLFGRVLASDVVHPQLGIIYPAGTLIDASKAEEIQRLNIQEVHVRSPLTCRAEHGICKKCYGMDLARGNMVAIGAAVGIIAAQSIGEPGTQLTLRTFHTGGVAMGSDITQGLTRVEEIFEARKNLKGEAIISEISGNITLKKEPNNKLYVVVESHGGSYDYPIPNGYSIKVTEGQKVTTGDLLATSGARRITTKHAGIIERVGRILRVHSQELRTATYPIPAHVRLTVQENTYVEAGDAITDGIKNPHLVLKYKGRVACQLHILSEIQKIYRIQGVNIHDKHFEVIIRKMTSKVQVVSPGDSPFLPGDYVDYFVLDEINKKLQNEGQNIAVGVPVLLGISKVALMTHSFLSAASFQHTTKMLIQSAIEGRVDFLSGLKENVIIGKMIPCGTGMRNHEIKEYEGITLHTQDMRDNQTNRLNKKQSRLNNNNDFLDEFAQGASM
- a CDS encoding SH3 domain-containing protein, which encodes MPMLKFWRAFCLIILTSFLLYHDRAFGQGNVVFYVNVKRLNFRKQPNLNSPIIGVYQCGEEVSVTGVTSDGLWYQVKIGGKTGFMYSKFLSSIPTCDGSYHTLTSNNTKTENTQYPIIKSVVAKLTVYQLPDNRSKIVGFIMQDDKMSVTGYTHDLRWARILYKDQTAFVYIPHTNLMDLGIIPVVNNRK
- a CDS encoding PrgI family protein — encoded protein: MNRETIPFPERLKISPFRLTKDISLREIIILGGALFFCFVSFFILKDILGFFITGLIVVGIAVSALLIALVPIRGYHAEHFIIIYLRSRTKPRKYIHKTAFPETQYIAEEQPAPSSQPQKPHTSHQNTADVSATVAYADKNIKLYPEKEISFDPYVAFLVSTCFFVILGLSFVLIVLIDR